The genomic DNA GACGCCGCCCAGGCGCACGGTGCCGAGAGCAACGGTCAACGCTGCGGATCGTTTGGCGACATCGGATGTTTCAGTTTTTATCCCGGCAAAAATCTGGGAGCCTTCGGCGACGCCGGGGCCGCGGTCACCAACGATCCCGAATTGGCTGATCGTCTGCGGTTGCTGCGAAACTACGGCCAAAAGGTCAAGAATCGCCACGATTGCTTGGGTTACAACTGCCGCATGGACACGTTGCAGGCGTGCGTGCTGCTTTCGAAAATGCAGCATATCGAGGACTGGACCAACAGCCGCCGGCAGGTTGCGGCTTGGTACGGCGAGGCCCTTGCTGGCACCGATCTGCAGTTGCCGGTCGAGCGCGACGACGCTCGGCACGTCTACCATCTGTACGTCGTTCGGCATCCGCAGCGCGACGCGATCATCGAGTCGTTGTCGGCGAAGAAGATCTTCTGCGGAGTCCACTATCCGCATCCGCTGGCGACTGCGACGCCGTTCCAGGATGCCAAAACCTTCCCGGAAGGTTTGCCAGTCTGCACAAGTGCTGCCTCCGCAATTTTGTCGTTGCCGATGTATCCCGAGATGACACAACAGCATGTGTCGATGGTTGCCAAGGCTTTAGTTGATTTTGGGTGCTAGACCGAGAACCGACGAATGACTTCAAAAAAACAACGTAACCTGAGCCACGATCCGGCTGTCTTTTTCTCGCACCGCGCGTCGGGAATCGATCAATCGACAGTGATCATGGCGCGTGCCAGCCACGATTCGTTCACCGAATCGGCGGCCCATCATGGCGATGGCCGTCACTCCGCCAGCCTGCGCTCGTATTTGGAGTTGCCGTTTGTTTACAAGCGATTGATCATCGGATGCCTTGTGGCTGCGATCCTCTTGGGCTGGGCAGCGCTGCTTGTCTGGCCGCGGAAGTATGAATCCGAAGCCAAGCTGATGTTGCGGGTCGGCCGCGAGAGCGTTTCGCTGGACCCGACGGCAACGACCAGCCAGACTCTGATGTTGCAGAAGACGCAAGAGGAAGAAGTCGTTTCGGCGCTGGAAATGTTGGGCAGCCGTCAGATCGCCGAAGGCGTGGTCGATGAGCTCGGCGAGTCTTCGATCCTCAATGGCAGCCTGCCAAGCGAAGGCGGCGAGCCGGCCGGTCCAACCGTTGTCGATCGCGTCAAAGGTTTGGTGAGTGGTGCGATCGATCTGGTCGCGACGACGTCCGGTCTTCGCGACGAAATCTCCAACCACGAAGTTGCGGTTCGCCGCGTCCAAGGCGCCGTCGAAATCAAGGCTCAAAAGAAGTCGAACGTGATCTCGGTGCAAGCCTCTGCCAAGACGCCCGAGATGGCTCAAGCGTTGGTTCAACAAACTTGCGACACCTATCTGAAACAACATCTACTGAATTCGCAAACCGCCGGATCGCATGACTTCTTCGTGCAACAGGTCGATGCCGCGGAAGCTCATCTGAATGCGTTGACCGATCGTAAATCGGACTACATGAAAAAGCGTGGCATCGTTTCGGTCGAAGCGAACCGAGAGTTGTTGCAAGAACAACTGGCGACTTGCGAACGCGAGCTGCTGATGGCCACTGGTTCGCTGGAACAGGTGAACGCCGAAATGGCCGATCTTCGCCGCAAGATCGCCGACACCGAAGAAGAGATTGTCGCCGAACGCAAGGAAGGTTCCGACAGCACCTGGAGCGGCATGCGTCAGCAGGTCTACGAACTGGAACTGCAAGAGAAAAGCCTGGCGGCCAAATACACGCCGCAGCATCGGCGGTTGATCGAAACTCGCGAACAATTGGACGGGGCGCGGATGATCATGGCAAAGCTGCGCAGCGAACGAGTCGACCATAGCATGACGCCCAACCCGATGAAGCGTCGTATGGAAGACGATCTGCAGCGGTCGCAAACTCAGGTCGTTGGATTGCAGAGCGTCGTGCTGGAGAAAGAACGTCAGCGGGTCCAGTTGGCTCAACAGGTCCGCGAGCTGCACGACTGGGAAATCGAACTGACACAAATGGATCGCGACATCGAATCCTCCGCCGCCAGCCTGAAGAAGCTGGTCGAAAAACTGGAGGAGGCTCGCGTGATCGAAGAGCTTCGCAACCAACAGATCTCCAACGTGAGCGTCTTTCAACCGGCGACGTTTGTCGAACGTCCCGCCAGCCCCAACAAGCGGATCCTCGCCGCGGGATTTGTGATGTTGGGATTGTGCAGCGGCGTGGGACTGGCGTTCCTGCGTGAAATCGGCAGCGACACGATGCGGACCGCCGAACATGTCGAATCGAGCTTGCGATATCCCGTGCTGACAAAAATCCCGCACCAACCGCGGTTGGAACTCGGCAATTCGATCCGTCGACTCGACGATGCAGGCGATATCCGCACGCGTTGTCGATCGATCATCGGCGACCTGATGCTCTCGCGTGCCCAACCGATCGGTGAACCGCCGCGAGGTCGCTCGCTGGGCGTGATCGGGATCGATCCAGGTTGTGGAGCGAGCACGTTGGCCGCGGCGTTGGCGATGGTCAGCAGCGACGATTGCGGACTGAAAACAATATTGATCGATGCCGACGGTCGAACCCGTTCGGTTTCCAAGGCCTTCGGTTTGCAAAACGCTCCCGGACTGTTGGAGCTATCTGCAGGGGACGCCGCCGTCGAACAGTGCGTTCAGCAATTGTCCGACAGCAAGCTGGCGCTGTTGCCTTACGCATCCCCAACCGTGAACGATTCGGAATCGAAATCTGCCGAACGCCACGATCCACGGCAGACGATCGAAGCGTTCGGGCAAGCCAACGATCTGGTGATCATCGACTTCCCGCCAGCGTCGCTCCCCGACCAAGCCTTGTCGCTCGCCCAGACGTTGGATTACGTCGTGGTCGTGGTCGAATCGGAAAAGACCAAAGTTGCCCAAGCCCAGCGGTTTTTGAATCGCTTTGCCGGTAGCGATACCGAAGTGATTGGTATCGTTCTCAACAAGACGCGTAACTATGCTCCGGCGATGTTCTCGGGCGCGTAACCCTATCTGCGATGAAGTCGACCCGGGCTTCCGCCAAACTTATCAACCGACGCTTCGGCGGATCTAGCGATTCATGTCTCTTGCACTCACCTCACCCGCAACCGCACGGCGACCATCGTTCGACCGCTTGCTGATGTTTTGGGTGCCCGTGATCGTGCTGGCGGTCTTGGTGATCCGCAACGATGCTCGTATGGCGTACGCTCAATCGGCCAACGGTGCCGCGGTCGAAGCGGCCGATCTAGCCGAAAACGCCGGCACCGGAACACGCGAACGCCAGTTGTTGTTCCTCGCCTTGGGAGCGACCGGAGGGATGTTGCTGTGGCGCGATCAAAGGACCAACCGACGGCCGATCTATTGGCCGATCATGCTGCTGTTGGGGCTGTTGTTCGCCTACGGTTGCTGTTCGGTCGTCTGGTCCGATTCCCCTTTCTTAACCGTCAAGCGGATGATCGTGTTGGGCTGTCTCGCGCTCGGTGCGATCGGGATCGGCAAGGTCTGGAGCACCCGCGATTTCTGTCTGGCTTTAATCGGTTGGACGTTGCTGTTTGTCCTGATCAGCGTCGCCGCCGAACTCGCCAACGGCGTCTTCCTGCGCGGCGGAGACTACCGGTTTTCGGGAGTCTTTCATCCAAACAAGCAGGTCTTTTTCTGCGCGTTTCTGTTCCTGTGCAGTTCGTGCATGTATCAAAGCGAACGCAAGCGGATCTATCTGGCGATCGCGATCTTCGCTCTGATCGCAGTCATCTTAACGAAGTCGCGAACCGGCACGGCCGCCTGTCTGTTGGCGGGGGCTTGGTTGTGGTGGAGTTATCTGCCGCGGAACTGGATCGTCAACGTGGCCGTCGCCGGATCGATCTTGTTCAGCATCGGATTGATCGGACTTGGGGCGAGCGGCGAAGAGGTCTCGTTGCTTTCGGCCGCGAGGATGGGCCGCGAGGATGAACTCTCCGATCCGACCAAGTTGACAGGCCGGTTGCCGATCTGGACCGAGACCCTTTCCGCCTTCATCAACCAGCCGCTGTTAGGCTTTGGGTACGGCGCGTTTTGGTCTCCCGAACGGATTCGATATTTCGAATCGCAGAACGGTTGGGCGTTCAGCCACGCCCATTCGATCTACATCGAATCGGCGGTCAATTGGGGACTGTTGGGCGTCTTTATCATGCTGATGATCGTTGTCGCCACGGTGCGACGCGCGAAATACCTGCTGCGAACCCACGAACGGATGGCGGGTCGTTGGATGATCGCGCTGTTGATCCTCGCCGCCATCGCGGGGCTCGCCGAATCGGCGTTTGTCGCCGACGGATTTGAAGCGATCGTGTTGTGTGCCAGTATCGGATTGGTCGCCTGCCATGGTCCAGTTCCTCCCGCCCGAGGAACGCGATGACAACGATGGGCAAGATCCGCCGCAATGCGGTTGCAATTTTCACGGGCGATCTGGTCAACAAGGCGAGCACGTTTGCTGTCTATGCGATGCTGTCGCGGTACACGAGCCTGGAGTCCTTCGGGCTTCTGCAGTTCGGCCTGCTGGTGCTGTATACCTTTAATGTCTTCGCCGCCGCGGGGCTGCCAACGCTGTTGACCCGCCGCGTCGCGCGGCACGCCAATCGTTCGCGGCATCTGCTGTATCACGGCTACGCTGGCGCACTGGCCTCTTCGCTTTTGGCGATGCTGGGAATGATCCTGTTTGCTTTTGTGATGCGGTACGACGCCGAGATGCGGTGGGTGCTGTGTCTGCTGTCGATCGCGATCGTTCCCTACGCGTTGACCTTAGTCGCCGAGGCGGTGATCCGCGGCCGCGAGCGGATGCATTTGATCGCCCTGGCGAATCTGCCCGGCAACGCTTTGCTAGTCGGCGGCGCGTTTGCGGTGCTGTCGCTGGGCTACAGTATCTATTGGTTGGCCGCCGTGGTGATCACCGCTCGAACCGCGACGTTTCTGCTGACACATGCGATGGCGTCTTACTGCTGTCAGCATTCCCTGGCCGTCCCTGGCGTCGGGTTCCGCGTCGGCATGAAACAACTGAAACACTCGTTGGTCTTTTTCGGCAACGACGGCGTCAACGCGATCTGGTCGGCGCTGGACCAAGTGATGCTGTCGAAGTTTGCCAGCGAGCGAGAGATCGGTCTGCTCGGTTCTTCGTATCAAATCCTGCAACCGATTCTGATGGTCTACCGTGCCGTTGGGACCAGTGCGTTCCCAACCCTGTGCTACACCGCGTCGCGCGATGCGATTGCCGAGATGGTTCAGGCGCTGATCGGACTGCTGTGGCGGTTGAGTACGCCGGCGGCGATCGGATTGTTCCTGTTGGCCGACGAAATCCTCGTGTTTGCGTACGGCAATGAAGAGTTCCGCGCCGCCGCGGTCGTGATCCGAATCCTTGTCTTCACGCTCTTCCTCGATCCGGTGACTCCATTGTTAGGTCACGCGTTGTGGGCGACTAAAAACGAGGCAGTGGTGCTGCGGATCGTGTTGGTCAACCTGATGGCGAACGTCGTCGTCGGATGCCTGTTGATCAGCCAATTCGGTTTGATCGGAGCCGCAGTGACTTACGTGAGCATCAATTTCTTCAACGTTTTACAACACAAATATTACTTCCGTCGCGAGATCGCTCCATTGGCCTTGGGCCGAGAATGGCTGCGTGGTCTCCCCGCGACCCTCTGCCTGTTGGCGATCGTCGCCTGTTTTGTGCAATGGGATGCGGTGCGTTCTGGACAGCATCATTGGATCAGTATCGGGCAGGCAATCATCGCGCTGACTCTGGGAATGATCGTCTACGTGCCGCTGGCCTTCCCCGGGCTGTGTTCGCACGGCGTTCGCATGGTCACTGGAAAATTGGAAAAGGCATAAGATGCGAATCGCTTGGATATCATACGGGTTCGAAGAGCTGTGCGTGCAGAACGTCAATGCGCTCGCCGAAGAGCACGAGGTGCTGTTGGTGATGCCTCATCCGCAGCCGGGGGAAACGCAATACGCGATCTCCGACCGGGTGAAGCATTTCGGTTTTGACGAGCCACGGTTGCGCCAACCGCTGCGGCAGCTGAGCTGTGTCGCGGCGATCCGCCGCCAGATCGATGCGTTCAAGCCCGACGTGGTCCATTTCCAACAGGGACACATGTGGTTCAACACCGCCCTGCGATCGCTGAAACGGTATCCGTTGGTGGCGACGATCCACGACCCGCGGCACCACGCCGGCGACATGTCATCGCGGAAGACGCCGCAATGGGTGATGGATTACGGATTTCGCAAAGCCGATCATGTGATCGTTCATGGGGAGGCGTTGGCAGCGCAAGTGCAGCAGTTGTTCGGTTTCGCCAGCGATCGCGTGCACGTCGTCGCTCACGTCGCGATGGGCCAAGTCGAAGGAGCGACCGCCGTCGCCGAAGAGCCTCACAATGTGTTGTTCTTCGGAAGGATCTGGGACTACAAAGGCTTGGAATATCTGATCGCCGCCGAGCCGTTGATCGCAAAAGAAGTCCCCGATTCGAAGATCGTGATCGCGGGGCGAGGCGACGATTTTTCGCGGTACCAGAAACTGATCGGCGATTCGCCGCGGTTCGAGATCCACAATCGATGGATCAGCGATCAGCAGCGGGCTGAATTTTTTCAACGCGCCGCCATCGTGGTTCTCCCTTATACCGAAGCGACGCAAAGTGGAGTCGTCCCGGTCGCGCAGATGTATGCCAAACCTGTCGTCGCCACGCGCGTCGGCGCGTTGGCCGAATGCGTGCTCGATCGGCAGACCGGCTTGCTCGTCCCACCTCGCGATCCGCAAGCGCTGGCGACGGCGATCATTCAACTGTTAAAAGACCCTGCTCAGCGGCGGGCCTTGGGGGATGCTGGTTTCGATCGCTTGCAAGCCGAAGCGTCCCCCGCGGTTGTCGCGCGGCAGACGGTTGCTGTTTATGAACAAGCGATCGCCGATCGGCAGCGCGGATCCAAACCTTCGCCGGCGCAAGCGTCCGCGACGCAGCCAACGCAAACTTTAGGGAGCCCCAGTCATGTCAACCAATAACGCGATGCATCTGGGAGTCGTGGCGTCGGTCAAACACGGCTTCGAGCACTTCGTCCATCGGGAGCTTTCGTTTTTCGAGAGCCGCGGCGCGAAGATCAGCGTCTATCCGACGAAGTTCCAAGCGGGGTTGTACGGCCCGCGTCCGACGTGGAACGTCTATCGGTGGGGCTTGATCTCGCTGATGTTTGCGAATCTGGGCACGCTGCTATCGCGGCCGGCCAGCTATCTGCGACTGCTTGCCGAAGCGATCCGCCATCGCGCGGTCGTCGACTTTGTCCTGGCGGTCTATTTCGCCGGCAAGATGCACGACGTCGATCTGATCTACGCCACCTTTGGCGATCGCAAATTGTTTATCGCCTACTTCTGCAAACAACTGCTCGACAAACCGCTGATCTGCACGATCCACGCCTACGAGATCTACGAGAATCCAAACCCGGCGATGTTCGCTCGCGCGGTTGCTGCTTGCGACCAGATCACGACGGTGACCAATTACAACCGCGAGCAGCTGAAGTCGCGGTATGGGATCGATCCAGCGCGGATCGAGGTCGTGCGGCTCTCGATCGATCTGCAGACCTACCGACCGGAGCGTAAGTTTGTCGTCTTGATCGTCGGCTACTTCGCTCAGAAAAAGGGACATCGCATCCTGTTGGAAGCGCTTCGCAAGATCGACAACTCCGAATTTGAACTGTGGGTCGTCGGCACCGGTCGCGATTCGGCCGATTCGGTCGACGTCAAAGCCCTCGTGGCGGAGATGGGATTGGAATCGCAGGTCGCGTTTTTCAACGGCCTCTCGGGAACCGCGCTTCGAGCGGTCTACCACGCTTGCGACGTCTTCTGCCTGCCCAGTCATCACGACGACCACGGCGGGGCGGAAGGTTTTCCGACGGTGATCATCGAAGCGATGGCCTGTGGCAAACCGGTGATCAGCACGCGGCACGTCGAGATTCCGGCGATCGTCGAACAGATTCTGGTCGATGAAAAAGATGTCGATGGCCTGGCCGACGCTTTATTGCAAACGTATCGTTCGGCAGACCTGCGCGAACAGATGGGGGAACGAAATCGCGAACTTGCTGCGGAACATTTCTCGCATTCGAATGTTAAAAGAACCGAAGCGATGATGCGCGCCGCCTGCGGTCTGCCGCCGCTGGTTGAACCGGAAGCGAGTCCGGTCGAGATGCAACATGAGTCACTGACAACGTGAATAGCCCGATGAAATCCAAGCCCTACCGGATCTTAATGCTGCTCGAAAACGAGAGCGTTCCGGACGACTGCCGCGTGTTGCTGGAAGCCGAAGCGCTGATCGATGCCGGATATGCGGTGACGATCATCTGCCCAACAGGGGAGGTGACGAAAAAGGTCGACCGAATCGGAGAGATCCGCGTCTATCGATACCCGCAGGCGTGGGAGATGAGTGGCGTGCTGGGGTATCTGTTGGAGTACGGTTACAGCCTGGTCGCCGCTTTTGTCCTTTCATGGTTTGTCCTGCTGAGGCACGGTTTCGACGCAGTCCATGTGCACACGCCGCCGGATCTGATGGGATTGGTCGCGATCTTCTTCAAGTTGTTGGGAAAGCGGTTTGTCTTCGATCATCACGACCTGTCGCCGGAGCTGTATCTGGCGCAGAAACCGGGGCGCAGCGAGGGGACCGTCTATCGGGCGTTGCGATTTTTCGAGCGACTGTCGTGTCGCAAAGCCGATCGTTTGATCGCCACCAACGACACGCAGCGCTCGATACAAATCGACCGTTGTGGAGCCGATCCTGAGGCCTGCTACATCGTTCGCAATGGCCCCAACGCGTTGTTTTTGAGCGACGTCCAGCCGCTCGAATCGATTCGCACGCCGGGCTGTCTCACGATTGGATATGTCGGCGTGATCGGCGTCCAAGATGGCGTCGACTTTATGGTTCGGGCATTGCACGAAGTGAAGACGAAGCACGGCCGCGACGACTTCCGCGGCGTGATCGTTGGCAGCGGACCGGCGATCGCCGATCTCAAGCGTTTGGCGGCCAAGCTCGATCTGGCGGACAAGATCCTGTTCACGGGAATGATTCCGTTTGCAACCGTCCCATCGCACATCGCCGCGTTTGACATCTGCCTGACTCCCGATCCCAGCAACGCTTACAACGACAGCTGCACGACGATCAAGACGATGGAATACATGGCGCTGCGAAAGCCGACGGTCTGTTTCCGCACGCGCGAGAATCAAATCACCGCCGGCGACGCGGCGGTCTACGCCGACAACAACGACATCCCCGCGTATGCCGATGCGATCGTGCAATTGATGGACGACCCGGCGCTTCGCCATACGATGGGCCAGACGGCTCGGCAACGGATCGACAACGGGCTGACTTGGCAACATCAAGCGGTCCGCCTGATCGAACTCTACGACAACCTGTTCGACGTCGTCCGAGATCCAGCCGACTGCGACGCCCCCGCCGCAGTCGCAAGCGTTTCTTAGCCAACCGCGCTGCACCGCAATATCGCCCCAATCGAGGGCCGCAGGCCCGACGATTTACATCGCCAAGCCATCGGCTGGATGGGGCTGCTTGCCCTGGGGACGCGGTGGCTATTGCGCCAGTTCGAGGTCGTCGAGGTAGACGACGGCGTTGTCTTTGGCTTGGCTGACGAAGCCGACCCAGTCGAGATTTTGCCAACCGGGACTGGTCGTTGTCAGGTCGCGGAACGTTTGCGGTTCCTGTCCTGGCACGGTCACTCGCAGATGCCAATGTCCCGCCTCTTGCCCCAGCTGCGCCGCGACTTCGATTCGGATCCATTGATCGACGGGCATTTTGACCGAGACGCCATCTTTCGCTTTCAAGACGCCTTTCTCGATCCACAGACTTGGACCGATCTGAAACGGTTTGGCCGCGTCGCGCCATTCGTGCTGAAAGACAGCTCCTTCACCTAGCCGAATCATGAATCGGCATCGCGTCGTCCCGCTGCTGTGCTTGGGTGCCAGCGACATCATCGGATAATAGGCGTGTGGTTGGTCGGGAGTGTCGGTGAAACGGAGTGCTTTGCTGCCATGCTGGGCAAAGTCGACTTCGACGACTTCGATACCACCTCGCTCTTTGTCGGCGCTCACTCTTGCTCCCAACGGCAGTTCGCCGGATTCAAAGTCCTCGCGGACCGAATAGGCACGCGGCTCGGGAGCCTTCAACATCTCGGGCATCGGCAGCGATGCGGCTTTTTCCTTCCATGCCGGTTCGCCGTAAACGCCCGCTGCCGAAACATCAAACGGCTTGAAACCGATTTTGTCGGCGGCGGTGGTGTCGATGAATCGGAAGTCGTCGTGCTTGGGATCGACAAATCGCGGATCGGCAATCACCGACTCGCCACTCGTGTCCGCTTTGCTGATGTCGACCTCCGCTCCTCCACGCCAATAAAGGTTCCGCCCGACCTTCACGCCATCGTCTCCCCAACGGCCGTGGAACAGT from Rosistilla oblonga includes the following:
- a CDS encoding flippase, with product MTTMGKIRRNAVAIFTGDLVNKASTFAVYAMLSRYTSLESFGLLQFGLLVLYTFNVFAAAGLPTLLTRRVARHANRSRHLLYHGYAGALASSLLAMLGMILFAFVMRYDAEMRWVLCLLSIAIVPYALTLVAEAVIRGRERMHLIALANLPGNALLVGGAFAVLSLGYSIYWLAAVVITARTATFLLTHAMASYCCQHSLAVPGVGFRVGMKQLKHSLVFFGNDGVNAIWSALDQVMLSKFASEREIGLLGSSYQILQPILMVYRAVGTSAFPTLCYTASRDAIAEMVQALIGLLWRLSTPAAIGLFLLADEILVFAYGNEEFRAAAVVIRILVFTLFLDPVTPLLGHALWATKNEAVVLRIVLVNLMANVVVGCLLISQFGLIGAAVTYVSINFFNVLQHKYYFRREIAPLALGREWLRGLPATLCLLAIVACFVQWDAVRSGQHHWISIGQAIIALTLGMIVYVPLAFPGLCSHGVRMVTGKLEKA
- a CDS encoding GumC family protein; this encodes MTSKKQRNLSHDPAVFFSHRASGIDQSTVIMARASHDSFTESAAHHGDGRHSASLRSYLELPFVYKRLIIGCLVAAILLGWAALLVWPRKYESEAKLMLRVGRESVSLDPTATTSQTLMLQKTQEEEVVSALEMLGSRQIAEGVVDELGESSILNGSLPSEGGEPAGPTVVDRVKGLVSGAIDLVATTSGLRDEISNHEVAVRRVQGAVEIKAQKKSNVISVQASAKTPEMAQALVQQTCDTYLKQHLLNSQTAGSHDFFVQQVDAAEAHLNALTDRKSDYMKKRGIVSVEANRELLQEQLATCERELLMATGSLEQVNAEMADLRRKIADTEEEIVAERKEGSDSTWSGMRQQVYELELQEKSLAAKYTPQHRRLIETREQLDGARMIMAKLRSERVDHSMTPNPMKRRMEDDLQRSQTQVVGLQSVVLEKERQRVQLAQQVRELHDWEIELTQMDRDIESSAASLKKLVEKLEEARVIEELRNQQISNVSVFQPATFVERPASPNKRILAAGFVMLGLCSGVGLAFLREIGSDTMRTAEHVESSLRYPVLTKIPHQPRLELGNSIRRLDDAGDIRTRCRSIIGDLMLSRAQPIGEPPRGRSLGVIGIDPGCGASTLAAALAMVSSDDCGLKTILIDADGRTRSVSKAFGLQNAPGLLELSAGDAAVEQCVQQLSDSKLALLPYASPTVNDSESKSAERHDPRQTIEAFGQANDLVIIDFPPASLPDQALSLAQTLDYVVVVVESEKTKVAQAQRFLNRFAGSDTEVIGIVLNKTRNYAPAMFSGA
- a CDS encoding glycosyltransferase family 4 protein; the encoded protein is MRIAWISYGFEELCVQNVNALAEEHEVLLVMPHPQPGETQYAISDRVKHFGFDEPRLRQPLRQLSCVAAIRRQIDAFKPDVVHFQQGHMWFNTALRSLKRYPLVATIHDPRHHAGDMSSRKTPQWVMDYGFRKADHVIVHGEALAAQVQQLFGFASDRVHVVAHVAMGQVEGATAVAEEPHNVLFFGRIWDYKGLEYLIAAEPLIAKEVPDSKIVIAGRGDDFSRYQKLIGDSPRFEIHNRWISDQQRAEFFQRAAIVVLPYTEATQSGVVPVAQMYAKPVVATRVGALAECVLDRQTGLLVPPRDPQALATAIIQLLKDPAQRRALGDAGFDRLQAEASPAVVARQTVAVYEQAIADRQRGSKPSPAQASATQPTQTLGSPSHVNQ
- a CDS encoding glycosyltransferase family 4 protein, giving the protein MSTNNAMHLGVVASVKHGFEHFVHRELSFFESRGAKISVYPTKFQAGLYGPRPTWNVYRWGLISLMFANLGTLLSRPASYLRLLAEAIRHRAVVDFVLAVYFAGKMHDVDLIYATFGDRKLFIAYFCKQLLDKPLICTIHAYEIYENPNPAMFARAVAACDQITTVTNYNREQLKSRYGIDPARIEVVRLSIDLQTYRPERKFVVLIVGYFAQKKGHRILLEALRKIDNSEFELWVVGTGRDSADSVDVKALVAEMGLESQVAFFNGLSGTALRAVYHACDVFCLPSHHDDHGGAEGFPTVIIEAMACGKPVISTRHVEIPAIVEQILVDEKDVDGLADALLQTYRSADLREQMGERNRELAAEHFSHSNVKRTEAMMRAACGLPPLVEPEASPVEMQHESLTT
- a CDS encoding glycosyltransferase family 4 protein, translating into MKSKPYRILMLLENESVPDDCRVLLEAEALIDAGYAVTIICPTGEVTKKVDRIGEIRVYRYPQAWEMSGVLGYLLEYGYSLVAAFVLSWFVLLRHGFDAVHVHTPPDLMGLVAIFFKLLGKRFVFDHHDLSPELYLAQKPGRSEGTVYRALRFFERLSCRKADRLIATNDTQRSIQIDRCGADPEACYIVRNGPNALFLSDVQPLESIRTPGCLTIGYVGVIGVQDGVDFMVRALHEVKTKHGRDDFRGVIVGSGPAIADLKRLAAKLDLADKILFTGMIPFATVPSHIAAFDICLTPDPSNAYNDSCTTIKTMEYMALRKPTVCFRTRENQITAGDAAVYADNNDIPAYADAIVQLMDDPALRHTMGQTARQRIDNGLTWQHQAVRLIELYDNLFDVVRDPADCDAPAAVASVS
- a CDS encoding DegT/DnrJ/EryC1/StrS family aminotransferase, coding for MIRQLDTDLEISSIPLVDLATQSRQIKEDVLRRMSDVIDSARYILGQEVQEFEEQFAAYCGVDHCVGLANGTDALHMALRALEVGEGDEVITAGNSFAATAFAIAYCGAQAVFVDIDPVDFNIDPNRIEDAITPRTKAIIPVHLYGQPAQMAAIREIADRHGLKIIEDAAQAHGAESNGQRCGSFGDIGCFSFYPGKNLGAFGDAGAAVTNDPELADRLRLLRNYGQKVKNRHDCLGYNCRMDTLQACVLLSKMQHIEDWTNSRRQVAAWYGEALAGTDLQLPVERDDARHVYHLYVVRHPQRDAIIESLSAKKIFCGVHYPHPLATATPFQDAKTFPEGLPVCTSAASAILSLPMYPEMTQQHVSMVAKALVDFGC
- a CDS encoding O-antigen ligase family protein; the encoded protein is MSLALTSPATARRPSFDRLLMFWVPVIVLAVLVIRNDARMAYAQSANGAAVEAADLAENAGTGTRERQLLFLALGATGGMLLWRDQRTNRRPIYWPIMLLLGLLFAYGCCSVVWSDSPFLTVKRMIVLGCLALGAIGIGKVWSTRDFCLALIGWTLLFVLISVAAELANGVFLRGGDYRFSGVFHPNKQVFFCAFLFLCSSCMYQSERKRIYLAIAIFALIAVILTKSRTGTAACLLAGAWLWWSYLPRNWIVNVAVAGSILFSIGLIGLGASGEEVSLLSAARMGREDELSDPTKLTGRLPIWTETLSAFINQPLLGFGYGAFWSPERIRYFESQNGWAFSHAHSIYIESAVNWGLLGVFIMLMIVVATVRRAKYLLRTHERMAGRWMIALLILAAIAGLAESAFVADGFEAIVLCASIGLVACHGPVPPARGTR